The Apodemus sylvaticus chromosome 18, mApoSyl1.1, whole genome shotgun sequence genome includes the window tgtgggttctgagcatcaaattcaggtcatcgggcttggcCTCAAGCacccttccccactgagccatcttgctggcccctatTATGATTAACTTTGCTGTtattgtgtatggtgtgtgtaggTGGCATATGCCATGGTATTCATGTGGTGGTCAGTGAACAACTTGTGCGAGTCGGTTCTCTACTgtatgggtcccagggatcaaattaGGTCACCAACTtttggctgcaagctcctttacccactgagccatatcactGTGGCGCCTTTTTTTATCCTCCCTGTCATAGTTCTGTTTACCTTTGACCCACCCGGTGGCGATCATGATGAACCACccgtggtggtagtggtggtgtgcGTGATGGATGCCCACAGCAATCTTTCGGACCCTCACCACCTCCTTCATAGCCACAAAGATGAGTTTTACGGGCAGAAAGCAGACGCACTTGTAGAAGAGGTCCAAGGGACAGAAGAAAATCAAGTACCTTGGGGACAGAAGGCCTAGGGTCAGAGGAAGGGCGGGCACACTGGTGGATGAGCTTAGGGCAGATGCAGAGAAGGCCCGGGGTCAGGGGGAGGGACTCACAGAGGGCAGGGAGGATGGCAGCAGACCGTgactccctcctccccagtgctgaggtccTCCCTGATCCCAGGCTCCGCCcttcccgccccgccccgcctccTAGCGCTCACCACACTCCGGAGGCCAGCAGGATACTGGAGCTGTTGCTGAAGTAGTCAATGATGGGCTCCCCAAGAAGCAGGTCGGCCAGGATGTAACTCCCAAAACAGTGCAACATGGCGCACAGCCAGGATGCCACCGGGTGGCGCCGGGACAGTTCCACAGCTCCTGTGAGGGCACATGAATTCTGGGGACCACTGAAATCCCAGGAACGTGCCACACCCGCTTGCAGGCGCCCTTCTAACCCCCTGGGTACTGGCttcttctttgtttgcttttgtatttgtttttgtttttggagacagggtttctctgtgtagccctggctgtcctggaactcagtctgtagaccaggctggcctggaactcagaaatccgcctgcttctgcctcctaagtgctgggattaaaggccggCGGGTGCTGGCTTCTAAAGTCCTCACTGGATGCTGGGCTGGAGGCAGGTCATGCTGCTTGCTGAACCTGCTCTCTACCCCACAAGTATGGACTCGCCCGTGCCCGTTGAGAAAGCCATCTCAGGTCTCCGACAGCGCAAGGTAAAGGTCATCAGGGGCTGCTGAACTGGTAAAGGcctttgccaccaagcctgagaagCAGAACTCCATCCCGGACCCCCATGCTGAGGACAGAGACCCGACTGCTGCAGCTTGCCTCCAGCTGCGTGTGAGTGTGCGTTCACACAGCTATAAAAGTCGCCTAActtgcctttactcccagcagaggcaggcagatctgtgagttcaaggccagcctggtctacagagcacgttgtaggacagccagggccacagagagaccctgtctcaagtaaaCAAATGAGTAAGTAAAGATATTTATAAATCTCCACAGTCTATGTTAATGGTTAGATTCTATCTTTATGTTACTATTGTCCCCATCTCATAAAGCCAGGGCTGGGTGTCTCCTGGTGCATCCGCTTATCATACGGATTATCATTCTTTCtgacagagaacagagaacaaTTTTAGGACCAAGGTGTCAGCCAAGTTGCTCCATGTTCGAACCGCCTAAGAGCCCTTGTTAAATTGTCTGGATATGATCTGATCCCAAGGTTCACAGGAAACTGGGCCCCACCCACGGGGTCAGGGTTACAGGTGGGGAACCTTTAAGAGTTGAGGGTAGTGCTCAGTCGTTATGGGGTTGCCAAGGCTAGCCTGATGGAGGTAGGACCTGGGAGAATATGGTTGTAAAAGGGAcagctgggctgggctgagtgggtgggggtggggttagagggtgggggagggagagagaagaggagggaagaggatggGAGGGGAAAGAGCCCTCCCATCCCCAAGCCACCCTGGATCTATTTAAAGCACACTTCCCCAGAGAAGTGGCCCCCAGGAACAGCTGGTGTGCTCATAGCCAagccctcctcctgctccacaGAAAATGACACTTGTCTATGCTTCTAAAAATAGCTGCCAAGGGGCACTCTTGTTCCAggttctttgtgccctttgggaCCATCTTAAGATAGAGATGAGCGGGGCAGGGGCCGAGGTTCCACATGTCCCACAACAAGCAGGCGCTAGGCTCCGTTTCACAAGCGCCTCCTATATAAGTACTATGTCCCCTTCTGGCTCGGCCAGAGCCCTGGTGTCTGCCATGAGTCTCcagtgagcctcagtttctttggACATCAAAAGGCAGAGGTATAATGGCTCAACTCATTATCTttagttttaaaagatttgtgtatgagtgtttacatgcatgtgtctgtgcactgtgaGATCCCgacagctgggattacagatgcttgtgagggACCCTGGGTGCTTTGCAAGAGCAGCTGGCACTCAGTGCTGAGCCACTGTCCCAGTCCTCTGtattgactttatttattttgacacagCGCCTCACTCTAATCCAGACTAGCTTTTGAtttaccatcctcctgcctcaacctctccaCTGCAGAGAGGTCAAGCTTCAGTCGCTGTGAATCAGGAGGAACCCCTCtgctggctgcctgcctgcccaaGACAAAAAGACACTGCTTAGCTCTTAGCAATTACACCACAGATATTCTGGGGCCCAGAATGAGACTTAAATATCTGTGTGGGGGGGTAAATTTCCACACATAAATCTTAAATCCACCCACTGTGGGCTGGAGGAGTAGTCCAGTTTAGTGCCTGGTCCTGAATCTcccaaggaggggctggagacGTGGCTTGGTTTAAGATCCCTGCCCAGATTTCCCCAGTGTTTTCTGGTATCAAAGAttaacgggggtggggggtggggatagaaattgtcctcttttcctttttttagtgCTATGCCATGCATCTCAGGAGCTACaaacaaaattacaaagctttGTACTTTTCAACTTAATTTTGTTGTGAACCTAAAACTGGCCTGAAAAAGAACTTGTCTATTAATTGGTGCTGTAGTTCAGGGAACAtgcctgaagccctgggttccatccccagcacaacAGAAACCAGGCAGAAACCTATACAGTGGCATAGGCCTGGAATCACAGCAGTCAAGACTCaggggttcgaggccagcctagatcACTAGTGAGAGCCTATAAAATGGAGTCTGGCTAGGCAGTGGTGGAACACTCTTTTAACACCAGCATTTGGGAAGgagaggcaagcaaatctctgtaaatttgagccagcctggtctacagtgagttctagggcagccaagactacacagagaagccctgtctttaaaaaccacCAAAACTAAAGAAGGTTATTGTTGGGtatgtcccagcacttggaagatgaGGCAGAAGTCTCAGAAACTCAGGGTTCTCTTTAGCTCATATCAAGTTTGGTCCTGACTGCACTACATAAAACCAGCTACattctgccgggcggtggtggcacacacctgtaatcccagcactctgggaggcagaggcaggcggatttctgagttcgaggccagcctggtctacagagtgagttccaggacagccagggctacacagagaaaccctgtctgggggggggggaggacaaacaaacaaacaaaaccccaaaacaacaacaacaacaacaacaaaaacccagctACATTCAAACAAATGAAGTTTGGTCCCAAGGGCACCATGTTCTCCTAATATGCACATAGCCTCGGTTCCATGCCAAGTACATGGGTGTGGTGCGAGACACCTGTCCTCCCAGCATAGGAGTTGGGGTGGAGGCAAGTGGAcgagaagttcaaggccatcctaggctaTAAGGTAAGGCCAGCCTGTGCAACATAAAGAGCATGTATCAAGAAAAGTTAAGGAATACAGACTGTCACTCCTTCCTTCATCTGTGTCTTCTGTCACGGCCATTTCTTTCGTCCCTCTCCTTGAACAGAGCTTGGGGCCCAGGAGGGAGTCAGACTCCAGAGGGTTCCCGCCTTCACCCACAGCTCACCTTGTTTACAACCCCCTTCTAGACGCCTGGAGGGATGCAGGTCATGTGCTCCTGGGCAGTTCTGGTTTGCCCAGCATTCTGAATTTCTGAGTAGCTCCCAAAGACTCTGAACTTTCTTGCAAAAGAACTCTCTGTAAAACCCAACCCAGAACACAGCAGTACCCCAGTAACATGttcttctagagcagtggttctcaaccttcctaatgctatgaccctttaataatAATGACCCTAATGATGTGATGATCCCCAACCATACaagtattttgttgctacttcataactataattttgctactgtcaaaAATcatagctgggcaatggtggtgcacgcctttaatcccagcacttgggaggcagaggcagatgaatttctgagtttgaagccagcctggtctacagagtgagttccaggacagccagggctacacagagaaaccctgtctcaaaaaaaaagaaaaaccaaaataataataacaacaacaacataactATCTGATCTGCAACCACCAGACAGGGCTGAGACCACTTTCTACAGCCTTCCAAACGAATGGAACCACTTCTTAGAGCACACAGAAGCCCAGAATCTAGATACCCATGCCAGCAGCCAGAGGAGGGCAACTGGCTCATTTTACCAAAGAAGCCATGTCACAGACAGGCAAAGGGAAATGTGTGGAGGCAGTGTGGACAGGTTTGATGGTTTGGATTAGTACCGGGGCCAGCTCCCACCTTAGACACCCTCATCTGTCCCTTCTGTttcctgtttatgtgtgtgtgtgtgttgagcaaGCTTGTTTGAATGCTGTGGGTGTGGGGGACAACACAGGGGCTTGTGAACATAGAGCCATCTTGTCCTAAGGACCCAGTTTCTGCCCTCTAAATACTTCaccatctttttttattttattatttttattactggGTGGGGAGGATGAtgtagggagggaaagaggatcttaccatgtagctctggctgtcctgaaaatcactctgtagaccaggctaacctcaaactcagagatcagcctggctgggtctcctgagtgatgggattaaaggtatataccagcATGATATCTGGCTGTGCTCCACCATTTTTAACTGGGAAAGaggcccagactggcctccactAAGGTCTTCGGCTCAGTTTCTTATTTGCCAAAATTACAGATATGCGTTGTCTAGCAGTTGCCCAGTCACCTTAATTTCCTAAGGCAAATGAGTAGTTCTTGCAGCCTAATCTGCCACTCTGGCTGTCAAGGGACTCCCGGAGACTTGTGGGCTCACCAAGTATTTATTTCCTTCAgccttctacttcctcttccccAAATTGTGAAGTAATCGCCTCAGGCAGATGTCTTGCAGCAAAAACTGGGAAAATGGGCTTGAAATGCAAGCATGGAGATATTCTGATTAAATTCCTCTGGGTTAAttcagttggttggttttggggaCTGAGGATGGAATCCAAGGCCTCCTGTATGCTAACACTCTACAGACAAGCCATACCTCTAGCCCCTCACTGGCAGACTCTCCAACCACATCACTATCCCTGTAAATTTTTTTGAGGCCAATAATGTGGCTTAGCAGGTAACAACACTTGTCACCAGGCCTTGTCGCCAGGATTCAATTCTTGGGACCGACGAGGTAGGAACGGAGACCTGAAGCCCACCTGCATTGTCTTCTGTCTTCCACCCATGTGCTATGGTAGCACTTAACAcgcacaataaataaattaagtgtaataataaaaaatttaatacaattttcttttgagacaggatgtggCTAAGTTGCTCAatgctggacttgaacttgcaacccttctgcctctacttcttgaGTGGGTGGGACAACAGGTAGGCACCACTGCACTAGGTTCAGGTAGAGTCTTTTagtgactggcctggaactcacagagatccaactgcttctgccttccaggtgttggcattacaggcatgcaccagcaaGCCCAGGTGGAAACAGACTTTTAAAAGACCCCAGGAAATCTGATATACAGCTAGGGTTGAAGAACTGATAGTTTTAAAGCATAAAACCAAAACTTTCTGGAAAATTCTGTCTCCTACACTTGCAGCACAGATGGTTTACTGAGACAGTCCTGCAGAGATTTTTAGACAAGAATGAGCATGGCGCATGTAGATTTCAAGCACAGGGGAGgccaaggaaagaggaaagagtttGACGCTAGCCTGAGGGACCAGTGGGAGTGGgatcctggcttttttttttttttttaaagaaacagggGTTGGCAAGATGATTCAGAAGTGACAGCATTTGCTGCCCAGTGGtgtctggtgacctgagtttgatccctagaacacatgtaaagacagaaggacagagttgtcctctgtcctcctctaCATGCACTCTGGGGCATggatgtacacacatatactaataatgacaatgatgataactgaaaatatttttaaacacaaataaaataaagggggACAGTGAGTTttacttgagttcaatccccaagtcCCACACAAGGGAGGGAGAACAACTCTGTCAAGTTGTCCTGTGCCCTCCACATGTatgtcccccccacacacaataaaaatgaagagttaaaaataaaaagaacagggctggagagatggctcagaggttaagagcactgactactcttccgaaggtcctgagttcaaatcccggcaaccacatggtggctcacaaccattcgtaacaggatctgacgtcctcttctggagtgtctgaagacagctacagtgtacttacatataataaataaataaaaagaacacccCAGTTTCAGCACTTTCCATACTAAGTCCATTCCTGGGGGTTCCCACCTCCTCACAGCAGATCTTGGGGGTGTGGTGGGTTCCACAGAAGTCACCAGGAATTCTTCCCCGGATGGGAAACCCAGTTTCTCCAAACAATAGCACAAACAAGACCTTCACCTTGCAAAGCCTTCTTGCTTGGGCAGAGGGAAAGAAGACCCAACACGCAAGCCTGACAGTCCCAATGATCCTGTTTGCATAAGATCATGTGTTTATGCTCGCAAGGGCGTGTGTACATTTTCATCCGAGAAAGCCCTGGAAATGGGCTCTTTTGAGGTTATCAGGAACACTGTttttaaacttgattttttttccctaccAGCTGTGGGCCATCTTGAAGACCCCTCTCATTCCTAAGTAAACATTAGAGTCTGGTTTTATCACCTCAAAAGTAATTAATTTACATACCCACCCACAGAAgggtcctagatttcctggaagGAAATAATCCTGCCCCTCAAGTTTGAAGGTTCAGAAGAAGAACTAAAACTACAGAAGACAAACACAACACATTTGCTTATGCTGAACTTGTATAAAAATAGAACGCTCCAGGGAGGcctttacttatttatatgtttgtttttgagatagtctgTAGTCGAACTGAAGAAGAACTCATCAATAGCCCTGGATGTGCTGGAATTAGCttgttttcctcctttctctacatcctacGTTCTGGGGTTACAGACGTAAGCTACATTTGTCCTCATTAAAGCAGAAGGCTTGGAGGAGGGGTGCGGCAGCAGCAAGATGACCGCTGGTAAAGAAGTTTGACTACAAATATGACCACCAGAGTTCGACCAGGGGCTcctgcaaactgtcctctgacctctacatatacCCACAACACAGAGATAAATAAAAgtgattcactttttttttttttttaaatcaaagaagTAGGGTCTATCCTCCTCTGGCTCTTGAGAGCGAACTGACCCGACGTTGCCCTGTCCTGGAACGGTTTTGGCCCGTACGTGGAAGGATCCCAGGTCTGAGTTGGCCCAGCCGGCATgcgagaagggagggaagaagatgcCAAAAGATGCAGTACGGAGGAGACATGGGTGTCACTTTTCCTGAACCTGATCGCAACCCCAGCATGGCCAGTCCTTATATAGTCACCCGGCCGGCAGTCAATCCAAGGGCGCTAAGCGAGGTCACAGCAGTTGACGTCCAGAACATCTGACCCTCGCCCGGGCTGGTCCGACCCTTGGTTTGGAACCTTCGCCACCATCAATCCCTCTGGCCCAAGATTAGGTTCAGGAAGCCTTGCCCTAACCTGACTCTGACCTTTTCTTTGCCCCCGCCCTCAGCCCCAGCCCCTCAGCACCTGTCCTCCTAACAGTAAACAAGTgagcttctctccttccctcgcACCTCATTTGCAGCCTCCTTTCCACGGCGCCTCTGTCTCCGTGGTTTCCTTCTCCACCTCCGCGCGCGTAGGAGCACTCCGCgatctcagcctctgcctcctcccccatGCAGCCCCAGGGTCtaccctgcctcctccctccccgccTCCATCATCAAGCTAAGGGCAACCTCCCTCCTGGTAACTCCTACAACCCCCGACTCACCTGGCTCATACTTCAGGTAGATGATGGAGACGATGAAGTAGCTGAGGTCGAAGACAGGGAAGAGCGGCACCCGCGAGAAGCTGAGAGCTAGCTCGCCCAGGCTCAGCGCTGACATGAGGTCCATGGCGATGGAGGGCGCCTCCCCGGCCCCGTTCGTCCCGCGCCCCGCCGCCGGACGAATGCTCCCGAGCCGCTGAGCCCGCCCCCCGccaggccccgccccgccccggagAGGAGGGGTGGTGGGGGACGCCTAGCACCCCGGAGCCCAAGGACGTCAGAACTCGTCCAACGGAGCCAAAAAGGGGGTTCTGTCCCCT containing:
- the Tmem38a gene encoding trimeric intracellular cation channel type A, giving the protein MDLMSALSLGELALSFSRVPLFPVFDLSYFIVSIIYLKYEPGAVELSRRHPVASWLCAMLHCFGSYILADLLLGEPIIDYFSNSSSILLASGVWYLIFFCPLDLFYKCVCFLPVKLIFVAMKEVVRVRKIAVGIHHAHHHYHHGWFIMIATGWVKGSGVALLSNLEQLLRGVWKPETNEILHMSFPTKASLYGAVLFTLQQTRWLPVSKASLIFIFTMFMVSCKVFLTATHSHSSPFDVLEGYICPVLFGATWGGDHHHDNHGAAHGVGLGSQHPGLPAKAKEELGEGSRKKKTKKAD